The Festucalex cinctus isolate MCC-2025b chromosome 14, RoL_Fcin_1.0, whole genome shotgun sequence DNA window TTCAGAGTAACAGCGCCAAGGAAGGCCTCAAGGGACAGCAGAGGCCGTGATCTCTTACAGGCGCTCTGATCCTAGACACAGGATACACTCATGATCAACAGATCCTACCGGGAAGGATCAGAGTGGAAGAACAAGAAGTTGGCGTCTAAACTTGAGATCATGACAGCATGAGAGAGGAAGATGAGCAAGATCACTCAAATGTCACTTGGGAGAAAGACTACACATCAAGGAGTTGGtgtagaaagaaaagaaaaaaaaaagtcatgttacaAGGATAAATTAGAAATGGCATAAAATAATAGCACCATATAATGTAATTCACCAAAGACAACACCAGAGGGCGCACTATATCCTTTGCACCAAGGATGAGCAGAAATATGTCCTACAAacttagcaaaaaaacaaacaaacaaaaaaacaaaaacaaaaacagtgcatACCTTTGTTGTCAGACTCAAATGGCTGTTGGGGCAGCAGCACGCAGGTGAGAACCTTCTCACCCGAATCGGGGTCCTCGTCAGTCTGAAAGGTGAGGAGGGGCTGTGACTGGTTTTCTGACAGCCATAAAGCCTTCAGGCGAAGGGTGGTCAGAGACATGGGTAAGTGGGCAAGCCTGGTGAGGACACACAGCACAACTCGATCAAATTTAGACCtcatatattgtatttttgatCTCAAGTAGATGACGCATGCTGACTACATGCTATGTGTCAGCATTATTTAACAAAGTGTTCCTTTTCAGTATATTTTGATTCAAACAGAACAAGAGTCAATAGAACTCTCACTGCTAAGTCATACTATACACACTATAAGACGTTAAGTGTGTGTTGTCCCTGCAAAGTAATCACTGATAAGTGAGGAACACTGCTTTACATGGCAGATGATGTTATATTGTATACTATGTATTAATATTGACATAGCTACTacaagcattttaaaaaaatggtaaGGTCCCTCAAGCaggatacaaaaaataataaaaatattcccGTACTTACATTTAAAATCTGTATCAGTAATCAGTATAAGGCCCAATTTCCAGATGTTCCTAAAAGATTGTCCTCAACTCTACTATACTATACAGTACTATCCCATACTATTTATGTAGCACTTCAAAACAACCATCACTGCATACAAAGTCCTGTACATGGAGCAAAAATACATAACACAAAACCATTCAAACAAATGACATAAAAACAGTATTGTAAATCAAATACTACAACAATACAGAGTCTCATACTGAGTAAAAAGCCAAAGGATAAAAATTTGTTCTTTTAAAAAGAGGTGAATTGCCAAACATTTAGAGGGAGGTCATTACAAACAATGAGACCAGCAACTGAAAAGTCTCGAGCCCCTCTGAGTCACCCCGTTTAGTCCTCGGTACCTCCAGTAATGTCTGGTTTGTTAACCAGGTGCATAGAGGTGGATGAGCTCAGAAATATAAGGTGGGGCGACACCATTgcaagatttgaaaacaaattaaatattcttaaaataaattttaagatGTACAGAGTGCCAGTGAAGGGACGCCAAAGTTGGAGTTGTGTGCTCCCTCTTACGAGCATCAGTTAAGAGATTGGAGACGCTTAAGGGAAgactggctgactccaaaataaagtgcattacagtaatccagccgaaaTGGAACAAATGCATGGACTGTCTCAAAGTGCGGTTGCAAAGAGAGCAGTTTTAGCTTAGCCAGTTGCCTAAGATGCAttaagaagagagaaaaaaaaaagcttgcaccAATGTAACcaatgtaatttaaaataacTGTACAACCTAACAACCAAGTTCAACACTGTTGACTTTAGATAAGGTGCCCAGGGGCCCCAAGTCAGCAGGATGTACAAGGCCCAGTGGGACCAAACCCCATGACTTTTCATTGAAATTCAAGAATATTAGTGACATCCAGGCCTCGATTTTCCCCAGACAGGAGAAAGCGTCTTTTTTTGCTCAGAGGGTCTGACAGTCATCCGCATAGCAGTGGAAGGAAAccatgttttcttaagatggaacccaggggcaacAGATACAATGTAAACAGCAAAGGccctagaattgaaccctgtggatcACCATACGACAATGTTCTTTGTTGAACAGCAAATATGAATCAACAGCAGCCATAAAGTGTCCTCTCTCAGAGATCACATGTAGGTTCTATCTGTGATTTATCACATCAATCTCTATTATCTACTTGACTACAAAGTTTTGGCAGCAGCTGAAATGATAGATTAATCACCCTCCACTACCTTACTAATGAAAGAACGGACCTATTTCCAGAAACGTCAAGCACGTGCAGCTCGGTTGCTTGCGACAGCTCCGAGGGTATCCTCGTCAGTCGGTTCTCCCGCACACAGAAGACATTCAGGCCACTGCAGCCTCCGATCTGGAGAACAAAACAATATGATTCAATGAAACTACCAGCCTGGGAAGCAAATCAGCAAAGTGCAACAGCGTGGAAATGTGGGGgcttctatcttttttttttttagactgagAATAATGGATGCAAAAGCAGCTTTTAATCCTACTATGAAACATGGGAGAAAATCTGTTGGGAACATTTGAACACTTTGTCCCAGAACTATCAGTAGCGCTCTAGTTCACTTAAAAGTCGATGTAATGCAGCAGTGCGACCTAAAATTAGGAACAATTAGGCTCGCGCTTGACGAGCCATCTAAGCTGACAAGTAATCTATTAATCTGCTCAAACGCAGTGCATGGTGTTAAAAGGTTAAACGCGTGTAAAATGCTTCAACAAGTAGATTAGTGTCAAAAGGTAAGCATTCTGGCAAAGACCTCATAGTGCCAAATTTTCCAGCTCAGTTGAGAGCCTGttagagaaaaataaataaacaatcaatGGGATCTAGAAATGCAGACCAATTGTCAAGCAGCACACATCAATGCTGTGCACCATGGTTACAATGTGAGCGTTGATGTCATGCAACGGCCTCTTTGAGAAAACAATGACAGTGACATCATTGTAGAGGCCAAGTGTGCCATTATGTTTCTCCAAGCTGCGCATCATTAAGACACAAGACCATTGTACGGCATCTCGAAGAGCCCCTTACATAGTTTTGCATCAGACCAGCCTCCACTTAAACAGACACTGTGAGAAAAGAACATCACATGCAGACACAATCGGGGGAAAAAAGTCAGATGGAATTCAACAAGTTAGGTCTTGAAAAGTGCAGTTTTACAAGTACAGTGTTAGAATTGTGAGCTTatgacaaaaagaaaatgttgctTGAATTTAGTTGTATTACTACAGAGAAAAAACTTATTTCATGATAATAAAGTCGTAATTTACAGGTGCTTCATAATCCTCCATTCTAAACTATTCATTttgcgaggggaaaaaaaatacttggtcaaatatacacaacaaaaaattttaataatttacTGCTgagcaattaatcgaaattcaattacaatttaaattattacactccacattataaaatcagcataataataatgataataataataataataataataataataataataataataataaaagatttAAGGCTAATTttggagttgtttaaatttataccgtacatttgcatctttttaaattttaatattttatttttaataaattttgtttcatccaaaatgaacttgcataattatagtgtttcaaagaattgtttttgtcttaaattaatatttgtatttgttttttacatttaataattttcttgttttgtaccaaaaaataaatgatcatcctactacacagtgcacatgctgcactccaaattccaaataaatacatatatattattataaatatatattattatacattctgtttgtttaacattttcttcctttgtaccaaaaataatcgtttgaatactgtaattgtgatttcaattattgccaaatatatatatatatatatatatatatatatatatatatatatatatatatatatatatatatatatatagtcttgTAAGAGATACATATTAGGCTTTCAACAGTCAAGGATAAAGTAAATAGGATGATACATTGGCAGTTTATATTTGAAGACAAACCTCTTTGGGCAATGACGTTATCAGGTTTCGGTCACAGTTGAAGTTGGAAAGCCGCTTCAATTTCCCTATGCTTCTTGGTAAAACCTATTGGAAAAGCAAACAATACAAGTATGTGTTTATAACCCAAATATATCCTGGGTGCATCTAACACCTTGCAGCATGAACAGATTGCTTCTTTTGATAAGAGAATCAATTACATTATTGCCAGTTTAGTAGAGAGATGTTGACCTTTCACCCTGCTCATTCAGCAACAAACTACTAAACCAAGAAATATTAGAAAATAGCCATGCAAGATAGACATCTCATTGGCTTTCACTGAAAAAGCAAGCATTATATGCCGTTTTAAGTACTGCAAGTACAAACAGTGTTTTCATTACACTTAAATACAAGTAAGCTCTGAACAAACCTGTATCTGATTCTCTGTGAGCACAAGTTCAGTAAGACTTTCACAGTTGCCAATGCTCTCCGGCAGGTACGACAGTCTGTTCTGATCGGCTTTCAGAATCGACAGATTTCGTAGTTTTCCTTTGGGAATAGACCAAAAGTTTGTAAAGTCTTACAACGTACAGAGGAGCACTAGCTCATATGAAAAAACTTTACCAATGCTTTCTGGTAGAGCGTCAATGAGGTTCTGCGACACCAGCAAATCGGTGAGCGCTAACAGGCCTCCAAGTTCCATAGGAAGTCGCTCCAGTTTGTTTTCAGACACATCCAAACACAGTAGGCTTTTCATGCTGCCCATCTCCTgaagtttcattttaaaaaagcagACATCTATAAAAGATGAAGTGGCTCTATCcatttcaaatttaaatatttgtaaatacTATTTACATAATGTTCAACATTTTAGCGTTATAATTTTCATGAATGCATTTGTtcaataattttaaacaatgttTCAACATACAAAGAACACACTTTTACATTATCAAATTCTGAGTTGCACAGCGACTAAAATGCTCAGGTACCAAAGTCCAATTCATGCAtgttaaaaatcacaccaaaactACTGTTGGACGTGACGGTTCTTCAACCCAGATTTAAGCtactttaaataaagttttgccTTCAAAAATGTGAATGGAAAAGAGACATAAGAGGTGATGTTGTCGACAACAGTAGATAAATTCCATGATGATCTTACCGCAGGTATTTCGGCCAACTGGTTTCCATCTAGCCACAAATCCTTTAAACTGACAAGACAGCCTATTGTGTCTGGCTGCGTGGGGGGAAGGAATGTCACAATGGAATTAGCAAGTAAAAggataaaatgacaacaaaatgcaaccaaacaaaattatttaataatCATCAAAATGGAATATGCCCTTGATCAATTCTTCACAAATATTCAATATTGCTAATACTGCATTTTGGACAACGTAAGGAGTTGTCTATGAGTTTCAGCagacagacttaaaaaaatttaaaaaaacgcaaCAACGGCCAGGTCACGGCAGCCTGCTTTTGGCTTGTGCCAGTAAATCACTCACACGATTTTGAGAGCTCACATAAGATTACACCCTAAAACCAAAGCTGGAAGCAGATGGCCCCTTCCCATCTGCGTGATAAGACAGGGGGGAAGCTGTGCTTGAGGAATTCTAATCTACTGCTCTGATGTGATGACAGCAAGGAAATGGAAGAAAAGTTACGAGTCAGAGAATTCAGATTTCCCAGAATCCACAAAGAAACTTACCAAACTATATAATTCATTATTTCCTAAGTCGAGTTCTTCCAGTCTGTGGAGCAAGGAAAGGGAACTGTGGATATAAAGAGAACACATTAGCGAGGATATAAAACAGTTACAGGATGGACAATATCAGTACATAGTATGTGCAACAAGGAAGGCAAATGGTTTGAATACTCACTCTGGGAGGAATGTCAACAGATTTTCTCTGAGTTCTAGTGACACCAAATTGGAGAGGCTGCAATGACAAGGCAATATTTATGTAACACCTTTAAATTTCCACAGCACACATAAACACTCAGAGTGCTTTTAAAACAAAGAGAGCGGACAAATTAAGTCGAGCCACAAACAGCCATAAAAAACCTCTTTGCCATCTAGATGTAAGAAACAGGAAACATTACGGACGCTGGTCCCATCTTATCGCAAACAGGAGCAGCCTAAACAACGGAATCACTTAAACGAAGGGCAAAACGTCTCATGGGCCATGAAAAGAGTGACGCAGAAGCACAGTGTTTATCTTTGGGTGGTGTTTATGTACGTCTTGTACCCACTTTTACAGCGGCAAGCTTTCACTCGCACCGCACAAAGTTCATCTTGATGCTGCCTTCCAGAGAGATTCCAAGGAAgtgttctgatttttttttacgaggtTTGGTGATGCTCATTTGACTTGAATTCCTCAATTGACCACATGGAAACGTACTGCTCTAATAATCACTTAACAGTTAAGTCACTTAACAGTTGATTTTGACTCTATTCTTCCCAATAAAATACATACAGcagttcttaaccttgttggatgtACTGAACCCTATCAGccaatacaatgaaaacagcagaggctccagaattgaaccctgtggaacaccatttgTCCAGTTATACAtgtaaattcatattgcacagtcGTCCTTTTCTTTTTGATCGACACAGTTAGTAAAAAGtgattagaaaaaataaatcacacaacGTACCATCACAATAGCCACAAATCAACTACCGAGCACAGCAAATTCCCTGTAGCAAAGATAGGCCAAGAAATGTATCGTGATCACCTGCAACCCATGAAGTGTCAAGCGAGGCGTATCATCATATTTGAGTCAAGTGTGTGTGTCTTGATCTCTGCCAAACCCCTGCGTTCGATCAAACCCAGTTTAAGAAACACTGCAGTACCCTAAATGAAGAAAGCTTTTGTTGTCGTTTTATAAGCGAATGAGAAGGATGTAAGACAGGAATGGTAATTATTTTAACATTCGCTGTCACAACAAGTGTAAAGGTTAAGGCTAACTACTACAGAAcatgaattaaataaaacaatagcTAGTAACAAGCGACTATTTCAACCTCATTGTCTGGACTTCATGCCTCTTCAGCGTCACAATCTTCATCAACTTGCATAACGTAAAGCATGAAGTTTAAATCTCTGGGTGTTGTTGTAAACTCTCAGGCCATTTGAATGTTACAGTAGCACTATAACTTGTAGTACTAGTAACAATAAACCACTGTTTGAACACGTGTTTAGCTTTAATGACAAATGAGCAAGGTGGAGTAAAAGTCACCCCATAGTTGTGCATCTCATAACAttaacaaatgtaaatattatccattgtcaaaatcaataaaacactgTAGCTTTGATAACATGCGGCAATAGGTAGCTAGCGGTAGCCCTAGAAGATAACGTTTGCAGCTGGAACTATGTCAGGACTTTACGTCTCTTCAGAATCACGTGTTTAGTTTTTGTATAAAAtttaaggctgttttttccctCCAAGAATTTCAATGGAATTACAAGTTGTACAGACTTTCGTTCGTTCCACTAAAACTCTGACAGCAAATTATGTGGCTAAAAATCAGCTTATCTTATAGACATGACCTCAGACAGTCTCCACAGGAAGAGTCTCTAATAGCTACAtatgaaataaatgttaattaaCTCAGTGTTGATCAATGAGACTTGTTTTGCAGAGACAGACTAAGTCTGAATCCATCTTAAGCTAATATATCAATGATTCAAAGAAAAGTTTATTTGTGCCAGATTTTTCATCAGATGAAACTCCCCAATGCCTTCCAACCCCAAGAACATCCATTTTATCCTCTTCGGAGAATCCAAAAGATTTTGTTCCGTAACTGTTTTCATTAGCCTCGCCACTTGACGATGAGCAGCTCTCGACTCAGAGTGTTACGCAAGCGACGAGATATGGGACATATGGGCACATAAGCCGTACCAAGAGGAACAAGGTGCAGGGAGATGAGAGATCACTTGAAACAAAACGTTATATTTCATGGGTTTAATCCCTACACATTGCACAAGCACACGTTCAAGATCatttaatgaaacaaaaaaaggtttaaatTTAACTGATTGCCAATATGTTTTTTGTGAGCAATGCTTAGTTTAAATACTCTGGATTACATTTGCCAACCTGAGACTGCCACTGAGGTTGTCCACCATTTTCTATTACACAGTATTATAAACATTACcggtatttaaacacaaaacttcGGAGTTAAAATGACCGCCAGCATTAtgcagaatatatttttttttcatttgaactcTATAAATCCCGCTAGACCTCAGCAAGgagtttctttatttttgtctctctttcttttgaaagcgctatataaataaagatagaGATTGCCTGTACAATGAATAAAGGTTTCATGCTGGTGACAGTTTGACAGTTAAttttcctatttatttatttggggtagggaaaaaaaaaaagtttcaaagtcTGAGCAAATTAGTCATAGAACTGTTCAGCATTACAAGTTCCACTGTATaatgtgcaaaataaaaaaaataaaaaaaaagtacaacaggGTTGAATGGGGGCGTCTGGAAAAGAAAATCAGGACATTATTAACATTTCTCCACACAAGTGCTCAAATTTTCTAGCTAAATCCACCCTCTCAGAGCCGAAACTCAGTCACGTAAAAGTCCACATTTCCATTAAAATATCCCTTGTGGCAATTTGACCCAAAAGTGCATAGTTGtgttattaaatccaattataaGTTGATAGGAACAAGAATGTTGGCAGACAGGCCTTTTCACAACATGCTGATTATGTGACATCTGACAAGCCTTCTTCCGCTTTTAAGAGACAAAGTAATGAAGTAAAGGTTACACCTGAATAAATTAGATTCAAACTAGATTCCTATGAAATGTTAATATTTcaaattactaaaaaaacaagttcCAAAGAACATGGTAAAATACTTGATGAAACAATTTTACACGTTAACTTGTAAGCAGGAACTATATTATACTGTGGTTTAAAATGGCTAAGCAATGCATGCAAAATACAAAAAGTAGATTTGGTATTTTCTACATTTCCTTGCTCTTGCTACAGAACTGTACTCATGTCAAAGCAAATACGAAACATTGTGGTGAGTGACTTACTTTCCAATGTTATCAGGTAGGACTTGCAATGAGATGTCATTAATGGAAAGGCATGTTAGATTCCGCAGCTCTGGGAAGCTTTCAGGTAGTCTGGAAGAACATGGAAAGATGCAAAATACTAAATACTCCacattattttgccacatgatgaACATGAAGCAACAAGCAAACAGTGGTATCTGGAAGGAGGTAATAAAACACATTCACTCTGGTCTCCTAATGGactattatttacacattttctcCCTCCCTAAATGTGTTTGCTTACATTTTTTTCCGAAACCATTAGAGCTTATCAGGCTTGTCATTATTATCAGCAGATCTAATAACAGTTAAAATGCTCACtggcaacaacaataataatgtgttTGTCATTTCTCATTTCTGCAAATAACTGTCAAATTACCTTGTTAATGGATTCCCACTAAAATCTGCCACTTGGAGGGCTTTGCAATGTGAAATGGTCTCTGGGATTTCCATAATATCTGCACACGAGAAGAGCAAACATCATAATTAAAGGACAATGACATTGATAGTGCTTATAGCAAGGctcaaaaacatggaacccacagGCACCAGGTCACACCCAAAGACCACTGGTGTTGCCCAcatatcacatgaccaaaccataGTGTTCTTGGAGACAAACTTCCAGGCGCAACGATGATAGGAAAATGATTTACCCCAAAAAATATAGCATAACAAAAGTAAGATTCATTATGAGtgggatatttatttatttatttaattaattaattatttatttccagAACTGCTAGATCTTCGCATTAATCAgtacccaagaagtagctctGTTTCAAAAAGGTTAATGTTCCTGCCGTGGCTTATAATGTAATAACATAATCAAAATTGACATTATCACTTACCATTTCGCGATACATCAAGCTCTACCAGTTGCATGAAGTTGGCTATTTCTGGAGGAAGTCTCTGGATCTCATTGTCACTCAGGCTGAGCTTTCTTAGCTTCACCAACTGGAAAAATGGCTGTAaggggtttaagaaaaaaaaataaaaaatcactgttACATCgggtcatatttatgaataagcataaatatacaaattaacCTGAAATGGTCTTAAAAATAAAGACTGAATTTTGCAagattttttaaagggatagttcgggggtttttacatgaatctctatttcatcctcacctccagtgtgtgagatcatcactgacttacacctgacagcgttctgtgccacgagttctggtccggtgttggacgagaggaaaatagtccagcaagctggctggtgtcacggaaataaagcgtttttcttctaaataaaatttgtgttcaaaagagtgatatatttgcatcacaatactcctttctgaaaaaagtcagacgccattaccgccaggcagaacttttctgttcgttcgtatcactgcgcgacgccccgcatgcagctgatagacgcgcactaatctccaagttgtttgtcttttcgacggCGGAAGGCGtgactatcagctgtctgctgCGCGTCTATCAACTGTCTagagggcgccgcgcagtgatacgaacgaacagaaaagtagtgccgtgactccagccagcttgctggactattttcctctcgtccaacaccgaaccagaactcgtgtcacagaacgctgtcaggggtaagtcagtgctgatcgcacacactggaggtgaggaagaaatagagattcatgtcaaaaaagccgaactatcctTTTAATATGAGAATAAAGACATAAAAATctttggggaaaaatattgcAGACTGCTGCACTCATGGGAAATTGTGACATTTGACAAAATGCAGTTAACacgccacttaaaaaaaaaaataaaaaaatattcaagtaaGGCTACATTTTACATGAAGTTCCTAATGGGCACGGCAGCCCCATTTTAGGCAAAATGGGATTGCCATGAATGAGGGAGGACAGGATGGAGAATGCGGGAAGGAGAAGCTCTCACCAGCACATTTGCAGTGATTTTGTGAATAATCGCCTCTTTTACattttggtgcaaaaaaaatgattagtaAATAACAGTATTTTTGGACTTTAAGTCATTCTTTTATCCTAATTTGGCTATGTTCTCTTGTTATATGGCATTACAActtcattttaataatattacaacttaTTCCATCTTTTTGTGTAACAACTATTTTTGCAACCTCTTATACAACTACTTTTACACCGTTTTTTCCCTCATAATTCAAGCACGGTATAAATAATATGATAGTGCTGCACTGAAATATAATCTCCTCCGTATTGGACTTTAATTGCACATAGCCAGACTTGTGTGGTGCAATGTCAGTGATACACTCGCACCTAACGTCAGAGTAGTTGTTGCTGTCTCTCACGTGATTGACTGCCTtgtcgaccagtccagggtctgCTTTTTGCCCTACTCACCTGAGACAAGCTCCAGCTCCCTGCAACCCTGAACAAGATAAGCAGCACGGACACTGATTAATGAATTAAGTGTTGAGATGTTATCAGCAAGGTCATTTTGTTAATTTGCAAGAACGTTTACAACTGTGGTGAGGGAAGATTTGTAGACAGCTTGAGTTACAGCAAAGATACAGAGGATGATGGAAAAGGATGTTTTGATGTGGCAAATGGCAATCTCTGAATAGAGTTAAGTTGAAAAGGAAGGAAGTCTACGACTGATGAAAATTACCGGTCCAGCCGGTTTGCATGAAATTGAACACAATCATTCAAATTCACAATCATTTGACGGAGcaaatttctgcaaaactttcATGTATCAGTCCACAACTCATCTTTTATGGCTGCACTGACAAACTCTAAAACAAACTTAAACCTATTTCTATGTGCTGTGCAAAAATATACAGTCTGCATCATGAGAAGAACTATACAGGTCTGAAACTAATTAAGAGCTAGAATGAACTTGCACTGAGAGCAAGCCAACTGGCAGGCAAATGTAGGTTATACATGCACATACTTGATACGGCTCATACGAACCAGCAGTCTTGCCTGTGTGACAAAACAGTTGGTCTCATTTTTATTGGCTTTACTCGGGGAGAATCGTGTAGTTAAAAATACGTAACATTATAACATATATGGAGATATGACTATTTGATACGTAAAAAAGTATTAATCtagttttttttccaggggatgacttttttttttttttttttggtccatttcAATTTCAATGTCAGTGTTGTATTACGCATAATAATGATTCCTTGTGGAGTTGTGCCATTGTGGGGATGTATAAGATGGAACTTACTCTACAAGGGTGTTGTACATCGTGCTGACTGTCAGTCAGTAGGCAACCAAAATCAAACGAGacatttttacctttctttctaTCCAAgtgagacaaacaaaaaaagaaaaaatcttttGATGGGTGGCCTACTAAACGCAGATGACTCCAATCATCAGAAGAGGTTGCAAAACTAATCTCCTTTTCTCAGTTAAATCGCtgtgacattttaaaatattacagTTTAACTGCTACATGCCAAAAGGTTCAACTACCAATGAACCAATACTATCTTCTctttcaacaacaaaagaaaaacacatgtGCAATAAATATTAAGAGTAACGTCTGAATTCCATTTCACTTGGGTAAtgcaaaatattaacataaCCACATTAAGCTGATCCCTGGCCAAAGTTATCAGTTCCACCTGCACTTTTCTGGCTGACAACTTGGCAGCAGACATAACAACAAACAGGAGTACATTAAAATTCAGGTGGGAAATGACAATAACTGTGCATTTGATGTCTAATTGTTTTTCTTATGCTGTGATGAACTTCTGACACTACAAATGAGTGAAGAAAAGAGATGGGGAAAAAGGGTCCTTTCCAGACAGAATAGATGATTCATTCTGATTACTGCATAATAAGTTGTTACAAGTGAAACATTGTTGTTAACTGCAATCTGTAGGCGAGAGAGACAGAACACAATTCAACTGTGTGTTGTACTAAAGTGTATAATAAATAACACCAAGAGTACCAAAGTCTGGACCCCACCCTGAACTTGCTGCACATGTATATCGGTTAAAACAGCCCATAATCCTTCATCGGTGCAAGCAGACGCATTGAGCATTTGCAACTTAAAAATTCACATTCTATGCAACCAAAGATGCAAATTTCTAATTTACAATATCATCAAGGATTGTCCTCT harbors:
- the LOC144001399 gene encoding leucine-rich repeat-containing protein 1-like — encoded protein: MFHCIPLWRCNRHVELIDRRHCSLLFVPDEIYRYGRSLEELLLDANQLRDLPKPFFQLVKLRKLSLSDNEIQRLPPEIANFMQLVELDVSRNDIMEIPETISHCKALQVADFSGNPLTRLPESFPELRNLTCLSINDISLQVLPDNIGNLSNLVSLELRENLLTFLPDSLSLLHRLEELDLGNNELYSLPDTIGCLVSLKDLWLDGNQLAEIPAEMGSMKSLLCLDVSENKLERLPMELGGLLALTDLLVSQNLIDALPESIGKLRNLSILKADQNRLSYLPESIGNCESLTELVLTENQIQVLPRSIGKLKRLSNFNCDRNLITSLPKEIGGCSGLNVFCVRENRLTRIPSELSQATELHVLDVSGNRLAHLPMSLTTLRLKALWLSENQSQPLLTFQTDEDPDSGEKVLTCVLLPQQPFESDNKGSDNLARFGALESLVNDMSDDTWDNKARNRISAIHFLDDDEEEDDEKGTLLRRATPHPGELKTMKKAAENLRNDLNAAKGLDSNKNEVNNAVDNVTTSV